cacaAAGTGAGTTATTGTTACATTGAGGATTTTTCATGGGTGAACAAGGATTATATAGAAAGGTATTCATTGGACTTGCTTTGTATTGAAGTGGGCTATTTGGATTGTCAAGAGAGTGAAGGCTAATAGTACCAGTTCCATCTGACATTTCACAGCTACACAAATCCTTAGCTTTACATTCTCTCAGTGAAGATGTACATTTTCCAGGACAAGCACATCGAGTGTAGAGCCAAAAGGTGTAGTATTGTGTGTAAGGCTCAGCAATAAATTCAAATCTTCCCTTTTCTTCAGATTCATCACATACCAAACCGACTACTGATATTCTGCCATCTGTGGTGTTATCTTTAGATTCATAAAATGCTGCAACACTATGTTTGCTATCCTCTCCATACACAAACTCAACAGTGTCAAGATTTCCCAAGTCATATGATCGCATTCCATTACGAGTCTCACATATACCAGTATTTGGACACCCATAGTCAGAGAAATTGAAACACGGGTTATAGGAGAAGTTATACCAGAGGTTGGTTTGTTCAGATTTTCCTTCAACTATAAATTCTGGTTCATGTTTACCACTTACAATTCCATGTAAATTAATCACGCCAGATGGTTCTACACCAGTTAATCTACAAGAACACTGatcaattttggtacaaactgGCTGTCCCTTAGTATTTGATATATACGTTAGAACCAACATCAACAAAAGAACAGTAGCAAACTTCATCTAACGGAAAGTAACAACAGGTACAGTATAAACCACAGCCATACACTTTAATTGTGTGCACACTGCATTACATCAACTGTATTCTATATAGCACACATGCATTGCACATATACAGATATGAATCATATGTGCTTAAAGAAATAGTGGTGATCTAAATGAACTGAAGTAATTTCATACACTGACCATGCACGATCTCTCTAGCTGTATAGGTAGCTTAGGACTGCTCATTTCATATAAATctataattgtgacccagtctgcgaaaagggccttttcaattgcatgtacttggaaacctgtaacttgacttgtgaatgtggtatcactcTGAAATTTACTtcccttatacccctaacatagcactatggcgtggtgtaatatgaaggtgataggttgaaaacatgaagagttatgattagtcaaacttgacaatttggaaaggttaTAAGACACCTTTTCGCAGACCAAGTCACTATTACAATTAAGGTGAAAATGTTGTTCAGCTGTCCAACTATGTTCTTCATACATATGTGATCATCTGAATAAAACCGCTAATTTACAAATTGAAACAATGAGGTAAATGGGTAAAAACACTGCATATTGCTGAAAAtgttatgcatgtatgtaatcaCCTCAACACTTAGGAAATAAcatgtaatttaaaaaaaacctATTAGTGTTATTATACAATTGTGCCTGTCTGCTCATAAAGAGTAAAAATAATCATTTCTTTTGTTTTCATACACTAAAATTAATGACATGTTATATGCTGTTACTGAAGCAGAAATCAAGATTATTATCATCATTCTTGCTGGCTAACATAGCAGATTTACCAATGAACACAGTGAGTCAAAGCCAGACTTTACAGACTATTGTATTTATGAGTAAGTTAAGCACTTTCAACTGGTGCTgtataatgaaatttgatttCCTGTCATTCCTACTGTCTACTCCTGCAGGATTGTTGAATTTGACTGAAATTGTGGCAGTTCACTCCATAGTTCAGCATATACGACAGAGAAGAGATGAAAACAACTTAGAGAGAAATGTACAGGTTTTGTTCAGTTGACCACATATAAGCTGATGGTATACGTTTAACAAAACACATTAACATCTCTAAAACTAAATGGTTGCTACATTAATATTACAGCATAGAATGCTAATAAAAGTGACTATATGCCTGCTAAGGCCATGCAAGTCAACTTAAGTACTTGTTTCATGGGCAAAACTAGCCCACTTATTTTGTGAAGTCAAAGATTCAGCTAAATTACTCTAAGTACAAGCCTCGTATTTTTACCAATGTATTTAACTACTGCTCATTCACCTACTCAAAACACATGCCACTGTATGTGGCTGCAAAGTAAAGgtgagtctattttgcttttttctacctatttttctttcagtAATTCTTTTATTTGTGCTCCATATTTAAAAATTACCTACTTTGTTCTTTGTTGATTGACCATTTCTAAGTACATAGCTacccttaaagtgactgttctattagagtatcttgatcttcttAGCATAATAATCAAAGAAGCTAGCTATGCATTCCTTAACATTTTGACTGTTTTAA
This portion of the Dysidea avara chromosome 12, odDysAvar1.4, whole genome shotgun sequence genome encodes:
- the LOC136240089 gene encoding uncharacterized protein, producing MKFATVLLLMLVLTYISNTKGQPVCTKIDQCSCRLTGVEPSGVINLHGIVSGKHEPEFIVEGKSEQTNLWYNFSYNPCFNFSDYGCPNTGICETRNGMRSYDLGNLDTVEFVYGEDSKHSVAAFYESKDNTTDGRISVVGLVCDESEEKGRFEFIAEPYTQYYTFWLYTRCACPGKCTSSLRECKAKDLCSCEMSDGTGTISLHSLDNPNSPLQYKASPMNTFLYNPCSPMKNPQCNNNSLCEEKEESLIPLGKAVYSRFVFNNNQLSIQYVGMNIISTVNLICDRNQTDKPIFKALDDGHTFNLYSVCACPNGCGGGPPSHGTCDQTDSCTCKSTSDGAVINLHDLDNPYTPLTAKDNEGHTYYYNPCSGIQLEDSSVRCNGVAACQYDPFHDGYYNIGSNNPRIEYNATSKSFIFHYTGGEGGRSFDVQMICDPNVATTILTVDDDYDDDDMPKSATLYHLKLVSKYVCMQ